From Panthera uncia isolate 11264 chromosome D3 unlocalized genomic scaffold, Puncia_PCG_1.0 HiC_scaffold_8, whole genome shotgun sequence:
GCGTATCTGTCCCCAGGGAGGGGTAGGTATGACTCCAAGCAGGTGCTGCTATGAGTCTCCTTTCACTGAGCACTGATTTGGGAGTTAGGACTTGCGCGCTCCGTTCTGGGGCCACGGAAGGCCCTACCCCCTGAAGTGACCTTGGCCCTGGCGTCCCctgcttctctgtgccaggctgtGCAGAGCATCGGAAACCTGGGCCAGCAGCTGGGCCAGGGCAAGGAACTGTGGATGGCCCCCCTGCACCCCTTCCTGCTGCAGAGCATCTCACGTGTGAGAGACTTCCTGGACCAGCTGGTGGATGTGGACGGGGAGGGTGAGTCCCGGTGTTTCTGCCACATCTGGCCTGTCACTCTACTTGGCCCTTGGGACCCGCCCTTGCTCTACCCCTGCCGGCCCCGGCACTGAGACTGTGGACCTGTGGGTCAGCTCGTCAGTCAGCTAACACTCCCTGGCCCCTTCTGTGCCGGGTCCCAGAGATGAACAGAGCTCAGGCCCCGTCCTCCAGGCCACCACGGCCAGTGTGGTGGGTGGATACCATCACGTGGTGTCGCGTGACCAAAAAATATCTATTAAGTGCTTACTGGACACCGTTCCAGGTGCCGGGGAAACGGCAGTGGACGAGACAAGAAATTCCTGCTCTCGTGGAAATTTTATTCTCACGGGGACCACAGAATTTGAGTTAGCAAATAACATAGTGTGTTGGGGAGTAAGTAGAAAaaacaaaggagggaaggaaatgttggggtggggggtggcagggtgAACTTTTAGGTAGGATGACCAGAAGCGGCCCCACTAGGGTACTATTAGAGCAAAGAGCCGAAGGAAGACCGAGGGCAAGCCATGAAGATCCCCGGGAAGAGTATTCCAGGCTGGGAAccgcatgtgcaaaggccctgaggtgggggacagagagcaACAGTGAGGCGCCAATGTAGAGGAATGAACGAGGGGGAGCAAAGGAGAGGTGGGGGCCGGATTGTGTGTGGCTTCGGAAGCAGCTGGAAGGATTTGGGCCTCGATGTGGGGTGAAATGGGGCATGGGACACGTTTCGGCACAAGAGTTGGGGTGAAGTCTGTATCACGACGTGGGGCCCATGTCAAGAGACAGTTGGGTGTGAGTCACACAGGTGCACCGCGTCAGAAGGCGGGGCCCTGGTTGTGACATAGCAGGGTCCTTGTGGCTGGGCTCCCCAGGCGGCTAGATCCTGGGCCCTCCCTGGACTGACTTCATAAGacgtgccccccaccctcccaccccacccccacccccacccccgctggctGCCTGCCCCACTGTCTGTGGGGCTCCAGGGGAGGGCTTCTCCAGGTCGACTTTGTGCTCCCCGCCCCACCTTCAGTGACACCCCTCCTCCCGTTCATCCCCCTGCCTCCGGGGGAGCAGAGAATCCTGCTCCTGGGCGCACTGGCAGGGCAGGATATGAGGGGTTCACTGTCCCCCCTCCCCGTTTCCCAGAGGCTGGGGGCCCAGCCAGGGCCCTGGTGGCCCCCTCGGTGATTGTTCGTGAAGGTTACCTGCTGAAGCGCAAGGAGCAGCCCGCCAGCCTGGCCCCACGCTTTGCCTTCAAGAAGCGTTACTTCTGGCTCAGCGGGGAGACTCTCTCCTACTCCAGGAGTCCTGAGTGGCAGGTGGGGCCCCAGCCCGCAGTGGAGGGGTCTCCCTCACAGAGCTGCCTCTTTGTAGgcagggggaaactgaggcccaggaacgGGGCAAAGACTTAGCAAGTCAAGCTCTCAGGCCAGGCTCTGCTCACGCCTTTGGGCCGGCGTGGGCCCAGGACAGGCACAGGCCCTGTACCCGCACACGCTCCCCATCAGACGTGGGCACGCACGGGACACGGACCATGCTTAACGGCCCTGAGATGTTCCCGCCCAGAGGCACGTGCCTGGCCGTGTAGGCACGCACGGGCCGACATTCGTTCACTCAGCCACTCATCAAACATTTGCTGAGCGCCTACTGTATACCACACAGCGTTCCAGGCACTGAAGTACAGCAGTACACAAGGCCCAACGTCCCTGGTCTCACGGGGTTGCCGTTCAAGTCCAGCACCAGCTGGAGCCCGTGCTGGGACGCGTTTCTTGTCCGCACGCCCATAAATGATGGCGAACGCTGGAGAGGGTGTGCAAGCGTATCCTTCCTACTTTGTCCGCAAAGCATGGATTCCAGAGTTCAAATGCCTGGTTCCCAATTCTGCCTCCACTGGCTGAGTGGCCTCAGCAGGGCCAAGTGACCTCATCTGCACACAGGCTCAGCCTCAGACATTGGTGGCCGTTGACAGGCTGGAGTGCGGGAGGCACGCCCCAGCTGCTGCGCGGGTGGTTGCTCTGACGTCTGGCGATGATGGGAACTGATGCCCAGCGAGGTGGTGGCTTACCTAGAGAGtgatggggcagggctgggggggacTCGCGGCACAAGAGCGCGGACACACACGCACAGATCGCAGATCACAGAGACGCAGGCTtgagtgtcccccccccccccgtccccgtCCCCATTCCCTGATGCACGCCCCCAAAGGAAAGCTGCCCCTGGGCCCCCCGCACCCCGGCCCACCCTGCAGCCACAGCCCTGTCTCCCAGATGCGCTTCTCCATCCCGGTGTCGCACATCCGCGCCGTGGAGCGCGTGGACGAGAGCGCCTTTCAGCTGCCGCACGTGATGCAGGTGATGGCGCAGGACGGCGCCGGGGCACTGCGGACCACCTACCTCCAGTGCAAGGTGAGGCACCGCAAGGATGGGGACGGAGGGCGTCCCTtgggtccccctccccccctgaccccccccccccccccgactccctGCAGAATGTGAACGAGCTCAACCAGTGGCTGTCGGCCCTGCGCAAGGCCAGCGCCCCCAACCCGGACAAGCTGGCCGCCTGCCACCCGGGTGCCTTCCGCAGCTCGCGCTGGACCTGCTGCCTGCAGGCCGAGCGCTCaggtgagggggcggggcgggctcaGGTTCCGCCCTCCCCAGCTGTCAATCAGCGGGTGCCCCGCCCACACCCCCCCTACGGCgggttacttaacctttctgtgcgcCTCGCTCTCCTCAAGCGGGGAACAGTGGCTGCCTCCTAGGGTTGTTGTGCGGACTAAGTGTGTGTTCTCAGCACTTAGAACGCCGACCGGCACCTAGGGCGCATTGCGTGTGAGAGATTTTGTAAAGCACCTTCTATGGGCCCAGCATCCGGTGGTCAAGGCTCGCTCTCAATGAAGACCGGTGGATAACCAGACAAGTGTCCCACGGTCTTATAAGTACCAAAATGAGGCTTTTGGGGCTCCAGAGACTGCCTCTGAGCCGGCCGCAGGGTTGGAGatcaaggagggcttcctggaggaggtgctgtTGAGACATGACCTGAGAAGAGTAGGCGATAAGCAGTGAGAGACTGGGATGGGGTCACGAAGTGTCGTAGGCAGAGCAAAGCGCCCGAGCAAAGGCCTGGAGGGGGCGCGGGGAGGGCTGAAGGGTCGAGAAGGGCCTgtgggaggaggctggagggaggggacgCTCCTGCTCTGCTGAGCCagggccgtgggggggggggggggggggggggggggggggggaggcagcggGGCTTGAAGGAAGTAGGAGGCGGGAAGAGTGATTTAAGACGCAGAAGGGTCTGGGCTTGGCGACCCTCTGCCCCGGGGGCTCCCGGAGGGGCGGCGGGAGGCAGTGCTGACGGCACCGTGTTCCCCTCAGCTGCCGGCTGCAGCCGCACGCACTCGGCCGTCACCCTGGGGGACTGGAGTGACCCGCTGGATCCCGACGCTGAGATCCAGATGGTGTACCGGCAGCTGCTCCTGGGGCGGGACCAGCTCAGGTGGGCGCCCCCACCCATTCCGCTTCCCCCGCGGTGACCAGCCAGGCCAGctccgcgccccgccccccacccccccaaccctcccacgGCCTCCCcggctcatttattcattctttccctGTGCATCAGCTGACTTCCTGGCCGGGCAGGGCGTGCGGGCCCCAGGCGAGGCGGGGAGGCGTCCTCAGGCTGGCCCTAGTGCCGAAGTGGGTCCCGGATCTTTTACCATCCCGGGCTCCTGGGACACGGGCACAGACCGTGGATGTGCTCCTTTTCCCCCCTGGGTGGCATCACCACCGGTCAGTGGCAGAGATCTGCTCCAAGTCCTTAGAGAGCGGGTTCTGAAGCTGGCCTGACCTGGGTTCGAAGTCTGAGCCAGTcgcttactggctgtgtgatctcgCGCCCGTGGCTTACCCTCTCTGTACTTGTGTCTTTTCATCTGGGAGATAGGGACAGTCACAGCGCCTGCCTCTTGGACTTGTCCCGAGGGTCAAATGAGCTAATACAGGTGAAGTCTTTTTGTCGATGCCTGGTCGCAGTTAGCTTTCGGTAAATGGTAACAGTTACTATGCTGTGCAGCCTTAGGCGAGTGcttgacctctctgtgtctcagtggaCTGTATAACGGAGCCAATAGTAAGTACCTACCTCAGATACATTTGTTGGGATCGTGAGGTGAGTTAATACACGGGAAGGGCTGATAGTAGTGTCTGCACTCTGTCTTTGCTGTGATGACGACAATGGTCGCGGTGGTGGTGACGACCGGGAATCCTTAACGCCCCCTGCAACCAGCAGAGAACCTCTGGGGTAGAGAACGACATTGGGGATCGGGGACCAACCTGGTCTTTTCTCTCTTGCAACTTCCAGGATGAAATTCCAGGAGGATTTCAACATAGATACAAGCCCGGAGGCAGATACAGTGAGGGCCTCGGGGGACAAGGAAGGTAAGGGGTCAAGGGGCTcccttttctttgccttctcGGCCGCCTCCTACAACTTGTCAAGCACGCCCctatttcctccccccacccccgccgacTCCCCCTTTGCCGGTCCACCAGCAGGTGCGGTGAGTGGGGAGGGTGGAGTGTGTGGGCTCTTGGGGGCACAAGGCCCGTCTGGAGCCTGAAAAGCCACGGGGACTGGGCTCCGGGAGCCTGCCCTGGCCCGGCTGAGCCCCCGTGGCCCCTTGTCTCCCTCCCAGGGGCCTGTCCTGAAGCCCTGGCCCGGCAGAGAGAGGCAGCTGGCCGCCTTCTGGAGGTGCTGGCAGATCTGGACAGAGCCCACGAGGAGCTCCAGCAGCGGGAGCAGCAGAGAGCGGCCCTGGGTCCCCTGGGGCACTGAGGAGATGCCAGAGCCAgcctggaaggaggaggaaggagccatCGGGCCCCTCTCAGGGCACCCCGGCCCCTCTCGGCTGCCCTGTACCTCGTCGATGCCGCGGCGCGGACGCTTCTGGAGACCTCCCAGTCTCTGTGCCCCAAGTCCAGAAGCCCAGGCACGGAAGCCCTCTGGCAGGGGGCTGGCCTTGTACTGAATGAGTCTCAGTCTCTGGGCTGAGGCAGCTGGGAGTGGACGGGAGAGAAGGAGCCTGACTCATCCGGTTCAGCTGAAAGTCTCTGCTAAACCGGACCGGCCTCTGCTCACACCGACAAGGCCGTGGCCCCGAGCTGCTGGATACAGCCGTACATGAATCCCTGATGCCCACGTGGCCTTGTTGCCCAGACAGGCACGAAAGAGGCTCAGCCCTTCCTGTTTTCACGTCTGCCGATCTGCGTCACCTCACGGACCCTCCTGAGCCCTGCCTTGGCCGAGAGTCCTAACCGCAAGCTTCCGGAATCGGGTTCCCTTAGGAATAATGGGGGCTGGGAGCCCAGTGCGCCAGACTCAGACCCCTGGAGCCTGGGATACCTTGGGCTAGGCTCTTGTcccctctttgagcctcagttcaTGCTGTATAAAATAAGGAGGGAGTGTCTAGATGTGTGGCTGTCAAACTGGGTTCCACGGAGGTGGCtcgggagccagggaggggtttCTCAGGCTGTGGTCCAAAGCTCAGCCCCTAGGTTGTCTGCTAGCGATGCAGCTGCTTGGACCCCACCAGCATCTGCTGAATGAGGATCTGAGGGAGTGTGGGAGCAGGGATCAGGATTTTTAACAAGTTTCCCAGGTGATACGGATGAACACAAGATTGGAAGATCACGGGGCCGGGAGATTTTGCATAGTAGGGTTTGAAGTGAGATTTTGAGAATGAATCACAGAGGGTAAAATGAGAACACCCACTCTGGGAAAACCGGAAAGGCTTCCAAGGACTCCTTTCTGGTTTTGTGTGACTAGAGGGTGGGACAGAAACCAAAGTATGTATGTAGGGATAAGGGGGACCAGGAAAGATGCAGCGCTATCCCGAGAGTGGCCAGCAGGTGTCGCCTGGAGCCGCCGCAGCCACCCGGCATTCTGGGACGTTGCTGAGGCTGATTGGAAGCGTGTTGCAGATCCCGGGCTCTGTCTCTAGACAGAACCgggccctcctccctcctcctggagcGCTGGGGCTCCAGGAGCCGATCACGATGTCGCCCAGCTCCTCCGTGTTTTCTCCGAGGCTCTCAGCCCCCCAGCCCAAGTCCCTCATTCCTAGTATTGTACCAGGCAGCTGCTGTGGGCATTGCCTTGGGCTGTGCTCGAGAAGAGCACGTTCAGCCCTGTCCTCTTGGGTACCGTCTGCCTCGGCCACCTTCACACCCGCTGCGTACCCGGGGACAAGAGAATTATGGAGCCCCTCCAACCCCAGCTGCCCAAGACTGAGAGAGGCAATGGTCCTGGGGTCATCGTTCTGTTGCAAGCTCCCAGGGAGGGTGGgccagaggcccccccccccccaggaacagagccacccacccagccccCGTCTCGGCAGGAAAGAAAACTGAGTGAGGAGGAGAAAGACCATTTATTTCTCCACCCACAGTGGGACTGGTAGGTTTTCAAAAGAGCAGTCGCTGGCGTCCCTTTAAATCTTGGCTGACTTCCACCGTGGCAGCCAATCAACAGAGGCGGAGCTGGTGAGTTGCCTGGGCAACAGGCCCCTGGTTGGCCAAGACCGTCAGCCACCCCACTGCCCACTCCCAAGAAAGGGAAATGGACTCTTTGCTGTCCGGTCTGCTTTTTTAGACCCGCTGGCCTAAGCTCGGCCTCATCCAGCCTTTGGATCTCGGCGTTGGGAGCGATTTGGCGGAGAGGacaggatggggaggaagggagaacagTGCCTTTATCTGGGACAGACATAAGGCCTGGGGAcgggaggggagaagaaggaggcGAGAGTCCCAGAAGGATGAAGAGACACAAGCACAAAACAAGGTCCCTctagtccccctctctctggcctctgcccctTTGCAAAACTGCTAACTTCGGGTTCTACCCCTGGGCCCACAAGTGCCCATCAGTGGGTAGCAGAGGGGGGCCCCTTTCCCCCAGGCGCTTGAGCTGAATCGAGACGCGGGTGGGAGTCCACGTGGAGGATCACAGGGGTCTTCCGTCTCTTTCCCCCCAGCCCGGGGGTAAGTAGAGGCACGTGGGTGCGCGTGCGTGTGTTCAACAGGACACGTGTGTTTGCGCGAGGGGGTGGGGCTCTGTCTTTTCCGTAGGGAGGTTACTGTGGTTCCGGTGTTCTCTCCGCCACCCTCTCAGGGAGCTACGGGTCGGAGCCGGCTGGCCTGCCATCCTCCTCCCATCATTCCAACCGCCATCAGCCAAACCCCCAGGACGCTTCTGGCTCCTTCCGCgggctcctccccagccctgaacCCGGGCCACCAGGACGCGCCTGGCAGAGGGAGGCAAGTGCCGGACCAGGGGCAAAGCAGGAGGGAAGGTGGGCCGCCCCCGGGGCCTCAGGCCTTGGCTGCAGCCTCGGACACGCCCTGGGCTGTGAGCTCGGCCAGCACATTGTCTAGGTAGCTAGCGTCCGGGTAGCCGTGGCCCGTGAGGTTGGATCCAAACTCGGTCTTGTGGTGGATCTCGTTCCACACCACGGTGTCCGACTCGCCTGTGGTGTTGGACGTGCCGATGGTGAAGATGAGTCTCCGCTCCCAGGCGGTGATGAGCAGCCTCAACACCTGGGGGACAGGAGTGGGGACAGGAGGGGGGGCTGAGCGGAGGGCGCGGGCAGCCCCGCCCCTGTGGCTGGAGCCCCTCCCgcccagcctccctccttccttggcCGAGCTGCGGCCCTCTCACTACCTGCTAAGCCCTGCGGCATGCCCGCGGGCGCCCAGCCTGGCCGCTTCCTTCCCTAGAgggacccccctcccctcccgcccgcAGTGAGAGCTCTTTCCAGGCTATCTGCCCATTTCATCTGGGTCTCCAACTGAAGGCCCTCGGCTGTGTTCACTTGACTACACAGCCATCTTGTGACTTCTTTGGCAATATTCAAAGGCCTGGGGGTTTCACGTGAAAATCAGAATTTCTTGCTTCTCTTGAAAAacaagggaggcagaggatccgtagtgtaccagctgtgtgatcttgggcaagtcacttgccctctctgaggctgtttctttatctgtaaaatggggtcaaGACCTTGACCTCCTCAAGCTGGAAATGAGCCCAGGTGTGTGAAGCCACCTGGCGGGGCTGGACACGCACTAGGAGGTGACGGTCAGTGTCGGTGCGGGCAGGAAACAGggactgggggtgaggggggtccCCGGCCTGCTCCCACACCCCCGCACCCTCACAGCACCCACCTTCCGGCCCTTCTCGTTGTTGGGCAGATAGCAGTGACGCGGGAAGCCTCTTGCGGTGAACTTCTTGCCTGGGTTGGGGTGCTCAGGGCCCTGTGGGGGGCGGGCAGCAGAGGCTTGAGCCACGGACAGGTGTGGGGGACCTGTGCAGGGTTCCGGGGGGGGGCCAGGGGCACGGGGGCCTCACCTGGATGCCTGTGGGGATGTCGTAGACGATGCGGATGGTCTGGGTGTCGGCGAAGCCGGGCAGCGAGTGCGGGATGAGGTGGAACCGCATCTTCCCGGGCGGCTGGGTGCCCGTCTTCTCTCCGTAGATGGCCTTGCACGTGGGGCACTGCAGGCTGCCgtcctggggcaggggaggccgGCGGTGAGGCCCCACCCCGCGGcgtcccggccccgccccctgcccccgcgCCGCCCACCTTGTTGCCATTGGAGTACATGGCCACGAGGCACAGCAGGTGGTACATGTGGCCGCAGCGGCCCAGGCGGCCCACGAGCTCGGGTCGCACGCCCTTGTGCCGAAGCACGCCTTCGTAGCCGGATGCTGTGACCAGCCGCTCCATGCAGATGGTGCAGTCCTGACGGAGGGGGCGCAGAGGGGACACTGACGACGGGCCCGGGCACGACACCCTCGGGTCAGCGCTGCCCCTTGGCGGGAGCCAGGCCCCAGGCCACCAAGGGTGGCGGACGGCCCCCTCTCCGGTGCCCCCTTgtcaaagggagggagagagaggacaccCCCATACACTGGCGGCACACGGCAGAGGTAGAGAtgaccccccacccctctccggGGGGATGAAGGCAAAACTTAGAACGTTGGGTGGAAAATATGGGTGCAAATAAGATTCGAAAGCCGTCAACCATCCAAAGATCGGTGAATGTGATTCTATTAAACCTAAGCGTTTCTGTCCATCAGAAGACACTGTGAAAAAGGGAGAAGGCCAAGCCGGAACTGGGGGGGACAGACTGTAACACACGGGGCCACGGGAGGAGAAGGGAGCTCAGGGGCTGGGCCCTCGGTCTGCCCAGGCCAGTACCCTCCGCTGGGGGCTCACCTCATCGGGCGGGTTCTTCACCTTCTGCATGTACCTTCGAACCACATCCTCGGGGTTCTTACCTGCAAGGACACAGCGGGTGGGCTGGAGGGTGCCCAGGGTCTCCGCCCTGAGGgcttggctggggggggggcacagaggggtTGGCAGGAGTCACATGCCAGCGGCTGATGTAATCAGAGTTGGCGGCGGAGGGGGTCAGGGGCAAGGGAGCGGAGATCAGGAGACGGAGGTGGAGGCCTAAGTCCTAAGAACAGATGGGAGTTGAGGGGTCAGGGTCAAGGGTTAGTTAGTGGGGCCAGGGTCGGCGCGGAAGGCGTACTCTTCTTGAGGTGCTTCTTCTTGGTCTTGCGGCACACCCCGGGCACGCCGGGCACGGGCTTGACGTCGCTCTTGCTCACGGGCGGCGGGTGCAGGATGGGCTTGGGGGCCCGCGTCAGGCACACGGGCAGGCCGGCGGCACACAGCAGGATCCCGGTCATCCCTGGGGACGCGGCCGGGGACGGTCAGGGGGCGGAGCGCTctcccggccccgcccacccAGCCCTCCCGCCGGCGGGAGGAGGCCGCAGGCCTTcctccaggccccgcccacctgcccctcccccgaacgtgggggcccccgggtggccctgggccccaccccagctgGAAGCCGAGTGGAGCGCCTTCTGCGGGCCCCGCCTACCCCGGCGTCGCGGTCCAACGGTAGGGGGCGTTTCCTCTGGGCCCCGCCCACCAGCCTCGCCAAGGGGCGGGGCCACAGGGCAGACAGGTGGGCTGCCTCCTCGTGGGCCCCGCCCTTCTGCCCCtccggggctggatctcacctgCCAGGGCCGGATGGACGGGCCCCGTACCATTCAAGTTCTTCACCGGGAGCGCGGGGaccctgaggggagaaaagaggccGCAGCTGGACTTCAGCCCCACACACCGGAAGATCCGAGGGCTCTGGTTTGGCTTCTGGACATACCTGCACCTCTGTGTCATTTAGAATATGACCGCCAGGGACATAGACATCCTTCTCTTATGGGGTGGGGTGTCATTGGGACCGCTGCCCCAGTTACAGTGGAATGAGTACTGACTCTTCCCTACTCCCTTGTGAGAGCTTGGGGGCCAACAGTTCCCTCCCACTGGCCGCTGTGCCTGAAACCCAACTCCTAGTGATGTAGCCATTCTAGCATTTCTCCAAGTTTCTTATATGGAGCACTAGTGCCTATAAAAGGTTCTGGGAAAGAAGGATTCAGGGAGCAAATGAGTTATGAAACACTTCACTGCCTGCTTGGAAATTCACAACATATATGAGCATCTTAAAGGCTCTGATAAGTCCTGCATAAGGAACTATGATTAGCAAAGATGAATCCAGGTTTTCCAAAGACATTTCACACGGAACACTTTCGTCCCCCCTCTCGAAGATCTACTGATGACAGTTCCTGTAACTAAGGCACTGTCCCCTCCTCAGATGAAAAGGCCCCAAGAAAACATAGCCTGCCTCCCCTCTTCGCCTTCCCCCACCAAAGAGCTCTCTGGCTTTTGAAATCAGCCAGAGCTGCTCTCATATCTCAGCTTAATAAGCACTAACCGTCTGGGTGACACGCAGCCCATCAGGCACCTCTCATAAGCCCGTTTCCCATCTATAAAGCAGCACCTCGTGTTTGCCCTGAGGAGTCAATGACATTCTGCCTGTCAAGGGTCCAGCAGAATTCCTGGCACCTAATAAAGACTCTAATGGCGTTAACCACCACCATTGCCCCGTTGACGTGCAGGCCTGGCTGAAGAGTTCCACCTCCCCGCACCTCGGCCCACTGAGTCACGGAGTGTCTTCTCTTCACCTGGGAGAGGAAGCCGTGCAAGTGTTGCAGTGACGAGCCTGGgcgagtcacttaacctctgtgGCCCCTGGTCTccctacctgtaaaatggggataacgatACTTCACCCCCAGGGCTGTTGGGAGGGCTGACTGAGAAGATCCGCGGTGACCTGGACAGTGTGCCTGCCTGCGTCTTCGTGACTTCAGTGGACACGCAGGTGAACTACTGTCTTGCTGTCGACGGGCACAAAACGCTGGATGGATGTCTTGATGGACAGGAGTGTTCTCAAAGGCAGGGACGCCagaggggcctggggggggggggtgtgccaGGAAGGGACAGGGGCCGCGACAGCTGGGAAATTGCTGCGACAACCCCCTCTGCCTGGCTGCTCAGGTCTGAGCCTGGCCGGGGCTGCCTGGTCACCTGCCCCTGGCAGGCACAGAGGATACTAGGGAGCTGGCTGGGAAGCATCTTTTAGCAAATGGTATGCTTGGCAGGCTTGGGTGCAGCCGCAGTGgatccagaaacacacacacacacacacacacacacagaccatcccagaggcatgcacacacacacctccacgCAGACACACAAGCACGCGGACACATCCACACGCTAGGGAACACAGG
This genomic window contains:
- the DTX1 gene encoding E3 ubiquitin-protein ligase DTX1 — protein: MSRPGQGVMMPVNGLGFPPQNVARVVVWEWLNEHSRWRPYTATVCHHIENVLKEDSRGSVVLGQVDTQLVPYIIDLQSMHQFRQDTGTMRPVRRNFYDPSSAPGKGIVWEWENDGGAWTAYDMDICITIQNAYEKQHPWLDLSSLGFCYLIYFNSMSQMNRQTRRRRRLRRRLDLAYPLTVGSIPKSQSWPVGASSGQPCSCQQCLLVNSTRAASNAILASQRRKAPPAAPPPPPPGGPPGALAVRPSATFADNSTRPVLQLGRLRLGAVCSLLTVPQLENGAWNSEPEDSRRCRYVQKPNQSPRIFRCVGLKSSCGLFSPLRVPALPVKNLNGTGPVHPALAGMTGILLCAAGLPVCLTRAPKPILHPPPVSKSDVKPVPGVPGVCRKTKKKHLKKSKNPEDVVRRYMQKVKNPPDEDCTICMERLVTASGYEGVLRHKGVRPELVGRLGRCGHMYHLLCLVAMYSNGNKDGSLQCPTCKAIYGEKTGTQPPGKMRFHLIPHSLPGFADTQTIRIVYDIPTGIQGPEHPNPGKKFTARGFPRHCYLPNNEKGRKVLRLLITAWERRLIFTIGTSNTTGESDTVVWNEIHHKTEFGSNLTGHGYPDASYLDNVLAELTAQGVSEAAAKA